Proteins encoded within one genomic window of Candidatus Berkiella cookevillensis:
- a CDS encoding fumarylacetoacetate hydrolase family protein, translated as MKLATLQNNTRDGELVVVSKDLKKAVRVPDIAHTLQYAVDNWHTTEAHLQEIYQALNKNMLANAFEFNPTQAHAPLPRAYQWADGSAYVNHVELVRKARGAELPKEFWTDPLMYQGGSDHFLAPHQPIQIADEAWGIDFEAEVAVITNDTPMGVSAHKAEQSILLLMLVNDVSLRNLIPQELAKGFGFFHSKPSSTFSPVAVTPDELGEAWDGKKVHLPLLSTLNGKLFGSPNAGIDMTFDFPTLIAHAAKTRPLVAGSIIGSGTVSNMDRSKGSSCIAEKRMLEILESGHAQTNFMQFGDSIRIEMLDKDQLSIFGAIEQRVEKYSHNT; from the coding sequence ATGAAATTAGCAACATTACAGAACAATACCCGAGACGGCGAATTAGTCGTCGTCTCTAAAGACCTAAAAAAAGCAGTTCGAGTCCCGGATATTGCTCATACACTACAATATGCTGTAGATAATTGGCATACAACCGAAGCCCATTTACAAGAAATTTATCAAGCATTGAATAAAAATATGCTGGCAAATGCATTTGAATTTAACCCCACACAAGCGCACGCACCTTTACCCAGAGCCTATCAATGGGCAGATGGTAGCGCTTATGTAAACCATGTTGAATTGGTACGCAAGGCACGTGGCGCAGAATTACCCAAAGAATTCTGGACCGATCCCTTGATGTATCAAGGGGGGTCCGATCATTTTTTGGCGCCCCATCAACCTATCCAAATAGCGGATGAAGCATGGGGCATTGATTTTGAGGCAGAAGTTGCGGTTATCACCAATGACACGCCTATGGGTGTTTCAGCCCACAAAGCTGAGCAGTCTATTCTATTATTGATGCTCGTCAATGATGTGTCATTACGCAACCTCATTCCACAAGAATTAGCAAAAGGCTTTGGTTTCTTTCACAGCAAACCTTCAAGCACTTTTAGCCCTGTCGCAGTAACACCCGATGAGTTGGGAGAAGCATGGGATGGAAAGAAAGTACATTTACCACTCTTAAGTACGTTGAATGGAAAATTATTTGGCTCCCCCAATGCTGGCATTGATATGACCTTTGATTTCCCTACCCTCATCGCACATGCCGCCAAAACGAGACCCTTGGTAGCTGGCAGCATCATTGGCTCAGGCACAGTATCTAATATGGATCGTTCTAAAGGCTCTTCTTGTATTGCTGAAAAACGTATGCTAGAGATTCTAGAATCGGGACATGCACAAACGAATTTCATGCAATTTGGCGACTCTATACGCATTGAAATGCTCGATAAAGATCAATTAAGTATCTTTGGTGCGATTGAGCAACGTGTTGAGAAATATAGTCACAACACATGA
- a CDS encoding amino acid permease → MKLDALNRIFGGALLVAGTCIGAGMLSLPISTAAGGFSASVGAFLFSWLMMTFTAFLMLEISLCYPEETNLITMAKTTLGKWGAIIAWVCYLLFLYSLMGAYTSGASGILAKVYTKLGIPEYFSLPTFVGFFSLVVYLGTRWVDGVNRVMMIGLIVAYLALVGITAPKVDWNYLQNGNSKYLWAAAPLLVTSFGFHLLIPSLKNYMHGNVKELRFAIFWGSLLPLIVYLFWEFIILGTVPSKGAGGLIAMNQTEQPVVSLTHALSVALSNTWITLLARIFGFCAILTSFIGVALGLFDFLADGFHIQKNTRGKLLLAVMTFLPPVCFVIFYPSGFLLALRYAGVFASILLVLYPAIMVWRNRYSLKSAAPYRVIGGRASLILAIVFGASVISLEILQDLKWLPMPISSMGDPSLDTYEDLDLDI, encoded by the coding sequence ATGAAATTGGATGCTCTCAATCGAATCTTTGGTGGCGCGCTATTGGTCGCTGGTACGTGTATTGGCGCAGGGATGTTAAGCCTACCTATATCAACCGCTGCAGGTGGATTTTCTGCCTCTGTTGGTGCTTTTCTCTTTTCTTGGCTAATGATGACCTTTACCGCATTTTTAATGTTAGAGATTTCTTTGTGTTATCCAGAAGAAACCAATTTAATCACAATGGCTAAAACAACCTTAGGAAAATGGGGCGCCATTATTGCTTGGGTTTGTTATCTATTATTTTTATACTCATTGATGGGTGCATATACATCAGGGGCAAGTGGAATACTTGCAAAAGTCTATACTAAGCTGGGTATTCCTGAATATTTTAGTTTACCAACCTTCGTTGGTTTTTTTTCATTGGTTGTTTACTTAGGTACGCGTTGGGTTGATGGTGTCAATCGCGTCATGATGATTGGTCTCATTGTTGCTTATTTAGCACTTGTGGGCATTACTGCACCTAAAGTTGACTGGAATTATCTACAAAACGGAAATTCTAAATACTTGTGGGCAGCAGCACCTTTGCTGGTTACCTCTTTTGGTTTTCATTTACTCATACCCAGTCTTAAGAATTACATGCATGGCAATGTAAAAGAATTAAGATTTGCAATCTTTTGGGGAAGCTTGTTGCCTCTAATCGTTTATTTATTTTGGGAATTTATCATTTTGGGCACTGTGCCTTCCAAAGGTGCAGGTGGTTTGATTGCCATGAATCAAACGGAACAACCTGTTGTGAGCCTAACGCATGCCTTAAGTGTTGCTTTATCCAATACATGGATTACATTACTGGCTCGTATATTTGGATTTTGTGCCATCCTTACCTCATTTATCGGGGTTGCTTTAGGATTATTTGATTTCTTAGCAGATGGTTTTCATATACAGAAGAACACGCGTGGTAAATTACTCTTAGCAGTGATGACTTTCTTGCCACCTGTATGCTTTGTTATTTTTTATCCTTCAGGCTTTTTATTAGCTTTGCGATACGCAGGTGTATTTGCTTCGATTTTATTAGTTTTATATCCTGCCATCATGGTATGGCGTAATCGTTACTCTCTTAAATCAGCTGCGCCCTATAGAGTGATTGGGGGACGTGCTTCCTTGATCTTGGCTATTGTTTTTGGTGCGAGTGTGATTTCTTTAGAAATATTACAAGATTTAAAATGGCTTCCCATGCCGATAAGTTCAATGGGCGATCCATCTTTAGACACTTATGAAGACTTAGATTTAGATATATAG
- a CDS encoding 4a-hydroxytetrahydrobiopterin dehydratase translates to MVTLLEKHCQACEGGVAPLTVDEANKYLKKISGWTLENDNKAIVRQFAFKNYYHTMAFVNAIAYMAHFENHHPDLQVSYNSCTVLYTTHAIGGLSENDFICAAKVDKLREQGK, encoded by the coding sequence ATTGTGACTTTATTGGAAAAACATTGCCAGGCTTGCGAGGGTGGTGTAGCGCCATTGACAGTAGATGAAGCAAATAAATATCTCAAAAAAATATCAGGCTGGACATTAGAGAATGATAATAAGGCAATTGTTCGTCAATTTGCCTTTAAAAATTATTATCATACAATGGCTTTTGTAAATGCGATTGCTTATATGGCGCATTTTGAAAATCATCATCCCGATTTACAAGTGTCTTATAATAGTTGCACAGTATTGTATACCACACATGCTATTGGTGGATTATCTGAAAATGATTTTATCTGCGCTGCTAAAGTAGATAAATTAAGAGAGCAGGGTAAGTAA
- the maiA gene encoding maleylacetoacetate isomerase, producing MLTLHDYYRSTACYRVRIALNLKGLDYQAIPVDLIKNGGEQHTTEFKQLNPQGLVPALHDTEHSITLSQSLAILEYLEEQYPSPAILPQTIELRAQARRIACAIACDIHPLNNLRVLQYITQTLKQSEDTKREWYHHWLKSGFEAIQSILQIENLSGDFCIGNQISIADLCLIPQLYNARRFEFPLHTYSLLTDIEARCLALPAFEKASPENNMTA from the coding sequence ATGCTAACATTACATGATTATTATCGTTCTACTGCATGCTATCGTGTACGCATTGCGCTTAACCTAAAAGGTCTTGACTATCAAGCAATTCCGGTTGATTTAATCAAGAATGGTGGAGAACAGCACACAACTGAATTTAAACAACTCAATCCTCAAGGCTTAGTGCCTGCACTACATGATACTGAGCATTCGATAACGCTCTCCCAATCCTTAGCTATCTTAGAATACCTTGAAGAGCAATATCCTAGCCCTGCCATTTTACCTCAAACGATTGAGCTACGCGCACAAGCCAGGCGCATTGCCTGTGCAATTGCTTGCGATATTCATCCACTCAATAATTTAAGAGTCTTGCAGTACATAACACAGACACTCAAACAATCGGAAGATACAAAACGCGAATGGTACCATCATTGGCTCAAATCAGGCTTTGAGGCTATCCAAAGCATTCTACAAATTGAAAACCTCAGTGGTGATTTTTGTATTGGTAATCAAATCTCAATTGCCGATCTTTGCCTTATTCCTCAGCTCTATAATGCCAGAAGATTCGAATTTCCATTACATACCTATTCTCTCTTAACAGATATCGAAGCAAGATGCTTAGCACTCCCTGCCTTTGAAAAAGCAAGCCCCGAAAACAACATGACAGCTTAG
- a CDS encoding efflux RND transporter permease subunit, which yields MSRFFIDRPVFAWVIAIIIMLAGAIAISKLPVEQYPDIAPPSVAINAVYPGADAKTVENSVTQVIEQKLTGIDNLRYFSSNSSDSMATITLTFEPEADPDIAQVQTQNKVQAAIPQLPPEVQVQGVTVTKSNDSFLLVAGFYSEDGSISEKELGDILASKVQDAVARVNGVGNVTVFGEQHAMRIWLDPNKLLSYKLSTLDVRNAISTQNTDISAGQLGGLPAVQGQQLNATVTAQSRLKTVEDFERIILRVNTDGSQVRLKDVARVELGSQGYTRIVRYKRLPASGIAISLATGANALDTAAAVKAKISELSSILPKGVKVVYPYDTTPFVKLSIRSVVETLLEAVLLVFLVMYLFLQNFRATLIPSIAVPVVLLGTFAVLLAFGFTINVLTMFAMVLAIGLLVDDAIVVVENVERIMSEEGLPPKEATKKSMDQITGALIGIALVLSAVFVPMAFFSGSAGAIYRQFSITIVSAMTLSVIVALVLSPSLCATFLKPIEKGHSELNTGFFGWFNRNFNRGRDMYQKGSGYIARRVFRFFIIYAVLVGGLAFLFMRLPTSFLPNEDQGIMFLMANTPVSSTAERTLESVEKIEDYILAEEDENVDHLFTVVGFSFAGVAQNAAIGFVGLKDWDERKDPSQSVFAIAGRTMGALMQIKDAIAFAFFPPPIRELGNASGFDMQLVDRNNMGHKALMEARNQILGMAAQNPMLMGVRPNGLDDVPQYKINIDTEKASAMGLSLSDINQTLQTAWGSAYVNDFLDDGRIKRVYLQADAPYRMLPEDLKDWFVRNNKQEMVPFNAFSTAEWTYGSPKLERFNGIASVNIQGATAPGVSTGQAMEEMQKIVSNVPGGFAIEWSGLSYEERLTGAQAPALYALSIIVVFLSLAALYESWTIPFAVILTVPLGIIGAVIATSVKGLSNDVYFQVALLTTIGLSAKNAILIVEFAKELYEKGHGLFESTMMAAKLRFRPILMTSMAFILGVTPLAIAKGAGSASQNAIGIGVMGGMIAATTIAIFFVPMFYVAIQGLSKSKREHQSP from the coding sequence ATGTCTAGGTTCTTTATTGATCGACCTGTTTTTGCGTGGGTCATTGCTATTATTATTATGCTTGCTGGCGCTATTGCCATTTCTAAGTTGCCCGTAGAGCAATACCCTGATATTGCTCCACCTTCTGTTGCGATTAATGCTGTTTATCCTGGTGCAGATGCAAAAACTGTTGAGAACAGTGTTACGCAAGTGATTGAGCAAAAACTGACAGGTATTGATAACCTGCGTTATTTTAGCTCAAATAGTTCTGACAGCATGGCAACCATTACGCTGACTTTTGAGCCTGAAGCGGATCCCGATATTGCACAGGTACAAACCCAAAATAAAGTACAAGCGGCGATACCTCAGTTGCCTCCAGAAGTGCAGGTGCAGGGCGTTACTGTTACCAAATCAAATGATAGCTTTTTACTTGTTGCAGGTTTCTACTCTGAAGATGGCTCCATTAGTGAGAAAGAATTGGGTGATATTCTTGCATCGAAAGTGCAAGATGCTGTTGCGCGTGTGAATGGGGTTGGTAATGTCACTGTCTTTGGTGAACAACATGCCATGCGGATCTGGCTCGATCCTAATAAATTATTGAGTTATAAACTATCTACTTTAGACGTTAGAAATGCGATTTCTACCCAGAATACAGATATTTCTGCCGGTCAATTAGGTGGATTGCCTGCTGTGCAAGGGCAACAGTTGAATGCAACGGTAACGGCTCAATCACGCCTAAAAACAGTAGAAGACTTTGAGCGCATTATTTTGCGTGTGAATACAGACGGTTCTCAAGTACGTTTAAAAGACGTTGCGCGTGTTGAGCTGGGTTCACAAGGCTATACACGTATTGTGCGTTACAAGCGATTGCCTGCTTCTGGTATTGCAATTAGCCTTGCAACGGGAGCAAATGCCTTAGATACAGCAGCAGCAGTAAAAGCAAAAATTAGCGAGCTGTCTAGTATTTTGCCAAAAGGGGTTAAAGTTGTTTATCCCTATGACACAACACCTTTCGTTAAACTTTCGATTCGCAGTGTGGTGGAAACCTTACTGGAAGCGGTTCTGCTCGTATTTTTGGTGATGTATTTATTTTTACAAAATTTTAGAGCAACGCTTATTCCAAGTATTGCTGTGCCAGTTGTTTTATTAGGCACCTTTGCCGTTTTACTTGCTTTCGGATTTACCATCAATGTATTAACTATGTTTGCAATGGTATTAGCGATAGGTCTTTTGGTAGATGATGCGATTGTGGTGGTTGAGAACGTTGAACGTATCATGAGTGAAGAGGGTTTGCCGCCTAAGGAGGCCACCAAGAAATCAATGGATCAGATAACAGGTGCATTAATTGGTATTGCGCTTGTGTTGTCAGCTGTTTTTGTACCCATGGCCTTTTTTAGTGGTTCTGCAGGCGCAATTTATCGACAATTTTCGATTACCATTGTATCCGCAATGACACTCTCTGTGATTGTTGCCTTGGTTTTATCGCCTTCTTTATGTGCAACTTTTTTAAAACCGATTGAAAAAGGACATAGCGAACTAAACACAGGCTTTTTCGGTTGGTTTAATCGAAATTTTAATAGAGGTCGCGATATGTATCAGAAAGGTTCTGGATACATTGCGCGTCGTGTGTTTCGATTCTTTATCATTTATGCTGTTTTAGTCGGTGGACTAGCCTTCTTATTTATGAGATTACCCACCTCATTCTTGCCTAATGAAGATCAAGGCATTATGTTTTTAATGGCGAATACACCCGTTAGCTCTACTGCTGAGCGTACTTTAGAAAGTGTTGAAAAAATAGAAGACTATATTCTTGCAGAGGAAGATGAGAATGTAGATCACTTGTTTACGGTGGTTGGCTTTAGTTTTGCTGGTGTTGCACAAAATGCCGCTATTGGTTTTGTGGGCTTAAAAGATTGGGATGAGCGCAAAGACCCCTCACAGAGTGTCTTTGCCATTGCAGGACGCACAATGGGAGCGCTCATGCAAATCAAAGATGCCATTGCTTTTGCTTTTTTCCCACCTCCTATTCGTGAATTAGGAAATGCCTCTGGTTTTGATATGCAGCTTGTTGATAGAAATAATATGGGGCATAAAGCTTTGATGGAGGCACGTAATCAAATATTGGGCATGGCTGCTCAGAACCCCATGTTGATGGGGGTGCGTCCAAATGGCTTAGATGATGTGCCGCAATACAAGATTAACATTGATACAGAAAAGGCAAGCGCGATGGGCTTATCACTTTCTGATATTAATCAAACCTTGCAAACTGCTTGGGGCTCGGCTTACGTTAATGACTTTTTAGATGATGGGCGTATCAAAAGGGTATATCTGCAAGCAGATGCACCTTATCGCATGCTTCCAGAGGATCTGAAAGATTGGTTTGTGCGTAATAATAAGCAAGAAATGGTTCCGTTTAATGCCTTTTCAACAGCAGAATGGACCTATGGCTCTCCTAAACTTGAGCGCTTTAATGGTATTGCTTCTGTCAATATTCAAGGTGCGACTGCTCCTGGTGTGAGCACAGGGCAAGCAATGGAAGAGATGCAAAAAATTGTATCAAATGTCCCAGGTGGTTTTGCTATCGAGTGGTCAGGTTTATCCTATGAAGAACGATTGACTGGGGCACAAGCACCGGCTCTTTATGCTTTGTCCATTATTGTTGTATTCTTAAGTTTGGCTGCATTGTATGAAAGCTGGACTATTCCCTTTGCTGTGATTTTAACGGTACCGCTTGGCATTATTGGGGCAGTTATTGCGACGAGCGTCAAAGGGCTGAGTAATGACGTCTATTTCCAAGTAGCATTACTGACCACCATTGGTCTATCTGCTAAAAATGCCATCTTGATTGTAGAATTTGCCAAAGAGCTGTATGAAAAGGGGCATGGCTTATTTGAGTCTACCATGATGGCGGCTAAGCTACGTTTTCGGCCTATTTTGATGACTTCCATGGCCTTTATTCTAGGTGTTACACCACTTGCCATTGCAAAAGGTGCAGGTTCTGCAAGTCAAAATGCAATTGGTATTGGTGTGATGGGCGGGATGATAGCGGCAACAACGATTGCTATTTTCTTTGTGCCCATGTTTTATGTTGCGATACAAGGTCTTTCTAAAAGCAAGCGCGAGCATCAATCGCCTTAG
- the phhA gene encoding phenylalanine 4-monooxygenase, translating to MKKSKYISKIPDAKGWVNYTDEEEVIWHDLYVRQIDNIQNRACQEYMEGIDKIGLSKDKIPQLPEVNERLLDLTGWQVASVPALIDFETFFKLMADKKFPAATFIRTREEMDYLQEPDIFHEIFGHCPLLSLPVYADFMHEYAQIGLSVDHATRVMLARLYWFTIEFGLIQTQQGLRIYGGGILSSYGETKYALESDKPLRKPLNVLDAFRTPYRIDIFQSVYFVIPNFDALFKSLHSDLLALIEEARKLGMHKPLFPPKEQSDEAKC from the coding sequence ATGAAAAAATCAAAATATATCTCAAAAATACCAGATGCCAAAGGCTGGGTAAATTATACTGATGAAGAAGAAGTGATTTGGCATGATCTGTACGTTCGTCAGATCGACAATATTCAAAATCGTGCTTGCCAAGAATATATGGAGGGTATTGATAAAATTGGGCTAAGCAAAGATAAAATTCCTCAATTACCTGAAGTGAACGAGCGCTTATTAGACTTAACAGGTTGGCAGGTCGCTTCCGTCCCAGCGCTGATTGATTTTGAAACCTTCTTTAAACTAATGGCAGATAAGAAATTCCCTGCCGCGACCTTCATACGCACCCGCGAAGAGATGGATTATTTACAAGAACCTGATATTTTCCATGAAATATTTGGACATTGCCCTTTATTGAGCTTACCTGTTTATGCTGATTTCATGCACGAATATGCACAAATTGGTCTTTCAGTTGATCATGCAACCCGCGTCATGCTGGCCAGACTTTATTGGTTTACCATTGAATTTGGTCTGATTCAAACGCAGCAAGGCCTACGCATTTATGGTGGTGGTATCCTCTCTTCCTATGGCGAAACAAAATATGCCTTAGAAAGCGATAAGCCACTACGCAAGCCACTCAATGTACTTGATGCCTTCCGCACCCCTTATCGCATTGATATCTTCCAATCTGTGTATTTCGTGATTCCAAATTTTGATGCTTTGTTTAAAAGCTTACATTCTGATTTATTAGCCTTGATAGAAGAAGCGAGAAAATTAGGGATGCACAAACCACTGTTTCCGCCTAAAGAGCAGTCGGATGAGGCGAAGTGTTGA
- the hppD gene encoding 4-hydroxyphenylpyruvate dioxygenase has translation MKTELRSHTQERPSNPMQLDGFEFVEFASANPQQLETLFRTLGFTPIAQHKTQDIILYRQNNINFLLNKTTNSYASTFHQAHGPCACSMAFRVKDAKFAYERAIKLGAKSATHVSIDGWYAIYGIGDSLLYFIDQYNDNKNIYDPAFTYFENIDKHPKGAGLNVIDHLTHNVHQGEMDTWAEFYEKIFNFYEIRYFDIEGKITGLTSRALSSPCGKIKIPLNQSKDNVSQIEEYLREYKGEGIQHIALTTENIYQSVEQLRSNQVNFLSVPATYYEALEQRIPGHKEDVARMKKNHLLIDGSVQSKEGLLLQIFTENVIGPIFFEIIQRKGNEGFGEGNFTALFEAIERDQIRRGVLTEKA, from the coding sequence ATGAAAACTGAATTAAGAAGCCATACACAAGAAAGACCAAGCAACCCAATGCAATTAGACGGCTTTGAGTTTGTGGAATTTGCAAGCGCAAATCCACAACAACTTGAAACCCTGTTTCGCACGCTTGGGTTTACACCTATCGCACAACATAAAACACAAGATATTATTTTATATCGACAAAACAATATTAATTTTCTACTCAATAAAACAACAAACAGTTACGCAAGTACCTTCCATCAAGCCCACGGCCCTTGCGCATGCTCAATGGCTTTTAGAGTAAAAGACGCTAAATTTGCATATGAACGCGCAATAAAATTAGGTGCAAAATCTGCTACCCATGTAAGTATTGATGGCTGGTATGCTATTTACGGCATCGGTGATAGCTTGTTGTATTTTATCGATCAGTACAACGACAATAAAAATATCTACGATCCTGCTTTTACCTATTTCGAAAATATTGACAAACATCCCAAAGGGGCTGGATTGAATGTCATCGATCATTTAACTCATAATGTACATCAAGGAGAAATGGATACGTGGGCTGAATTCTATGAAAAAATCTTTAATTTTTACGAAATTCGTTATTTTGATATTGAAGGAAAGATAACTGGCCTTACCAGTCGTGCACTTTCTAGCCCCTGTGGAAAAATTAAAATACCTTTAAATCAATCTAAAGATAATGTTTCTCAAATCGAAGAATATCTCAGAGAATATAAAGGTGAAGGCATTCAACATATTGCTCTCACAACTGAAAATATCTATCAGTCTGTCGAACAATTACGTTCAAATCAAGTTAATTTCTTAAGCGTACCCGCAACCTACTATGAAGCACTGGAACAAAGAATTCCAGGACACAAAGAAGATGTGGCACGGATGAAGAAAAATCATTTATTGATTGATGGCTCTGTACAATCAAAAGAAGGCTTATTATTGCAAATTTTCACAGAAAATGTGATTGGCCCTATTTTCTTTGAAATCATTCAACGCAAAGGCAATGAAGGGTTTGGAGAAGGTAATTTCACAGCCTTGTTTGAAGCCATTGAGCGCGATCAAATTCGTCGCGGTGTATTAACAGAAAAAGCGTAA
- the hisC gene encoding histidinol-phosphate transaminase, whose product MKSNLMKLANPCIFDINPYQPGKPVSECQREYGLSQFVKLASNENPFGPSPKVIQAIQEALPHIALYPDSHGFELRKALSEKYDVAIDNLMIGNGSEEILRMLLQAFIVPGQEVIFGQYSFMGYEILAKSVGAQVTKVQMPRWKMDFNEILKAISPKTKMILLANPNNPTGTYVNDEELKSFLTRLPSNVLVVCDEAYYEYIHKADYPQTHGWIAEFPNLIVTRTFSKGYGLAGLRVGYAMAHEEIIALVNRIRQPFNVNTLAQVAALSALKDQEHLEYCIKNNEINRDKLCAGLTDMGISYIPSEANFLMIHVKTDGFALHETLLKMGIIIRPLRYYQLQYYVRVSIGLEEENNCFLNALEKIGLREKVL is encoded by the coding sequence ATGAAAAGTAATTTAATGAAACTTGCAAACCCATGTATATTTGATATTAACCCTTATCAACCAGGTAAGCCTGTTTCAGAGTGTCAGCGAGAGTATGGTTTGAGTCAGTTTGTTAAATTGGCTAGTAATGAAAATCCATTTGGGCCAAGTCCCAAAGTCATTCAAGCGATTCAAGAGGCATTGCCACACATTGCATTATATCCAGATAGCCATGGTTTCGAGCTTCGAAAAGCATTGTCAGAAAAATATGATGTGGCCATCGATAATTTGATGATAGGCAATGGCTCAGAAGAAATTTTGCGTATGCTATTACAGGCCTTTATTGTGCCTGGCCAAGAAGTGATTTTTGGTCAATATTCATTCATGGGCTATGAGATTTTAGCCAAGAGTGTTGGTGCTCAGGTGACAAAGGTTCAAATGCCACGTTGGAAAATGGACTTTAATGAAATCCTAAAGGCAATATCACCTAAAACAAAAATGATATTGTTAGCAAATCCCAATAATCCAACAGGTACTTATGTGAACGATGAAGAGTTGAAAAGCTTTTTAACACGTTTGCCTTCAAATGTACTGGTGGTTTGTGATGAGGCGTATTATGAATATATTCATAAAGCAGATTATCCGCAAACACATGGTTGGATTGCAGAATTTCCTAATTTAATTGTTACTCGAACTTTTTCAAAAGGCTATGGTTTAGCGGGATTAAGAGTGGGGTATGCAATGGCGCATGAAGAGATCATTGCGCTTGTGAATAGAATTCGCCAACCCTTTAATGTAAATACTTTAGCGCAAGTAGCGGCGCTGAGCGCGCTAAAAGATCAAGAACATCTTGAATATTGTATTAAAAACAATGAAATAAATAGAGATAAATTATGTGCAGGTCTAACGGATATGGGGATTTCTTATATCCCCAGTGAGGCTAATTTCCTCATGATACATGTGAAAACAGATGGTTTTGCCTTACATGAAACACTGCTTAAAATGGGTATTATTATTAGGCCGCTTCGTTATTATCAGCTGCAATATTACGTTAGAGTAAGTATAGGTCTGGAAGAAGAAAATAATTGTTTCTTAAATGCGCTTGAAAAAATTGGTTTAAGGGAGAAAGTATTGTGA
- a CDS encoding NUDIX domain-containing protein translates to MQLRHLFFQTLIKCHRTLQSWLGASSVGVRILVINQKNEILLVEHTYVEGWHFPGGGVHRNESMHAAAKRELFEEAGVIATKTLNIFNIYYHDIHGVTDYPILFVTTDFEIDQDAVLSAEIKQAKWFPLTALPSTITESTQNRINEYFYQASVSEQW, encoded by the coding sequence ATGCAATTACGACATCTATTTTTCCAAACACTCATCAAATGCCACCGAACCTTACAAAGTTGGCTCGGCGCTTCTAGTGTAGGTGTACGCATATTAGTGATTAATCAAAAAAATGAAATTTTGCTTGTTGAACACACCTATGTGGAGGGGTGGCATTTTCCAGGGGGCGGCGTCCATCGTAACGAATCGATGCATGCAGCAGCAAAGCGAGAGTTATTCGAAGAAGCAGGCGTCATTGCAACCAAAACATTAAATATTTTTAATATTTATTACCATGATATTCATGGCGTCACAGATTACCCTATTTTATTTGTGACCACTGATTTTGAAATTGATCAGGATGCCGTATTATCTGCTGAGATCAAACAAGCAAAATGGTTTCCTCTCACAGCACTTCCATCCACTATTACGGAAAGCACACAAAATAGAATCAATGAATATTTTTATCAAGCGTCTGTCAGCGAACAATGGTAG
- a CDS encoding 3-oxoacid CoA-transferase subunit B, translating to MPLNREQIAMRIAQELRDGFYVNLGIGIPTLVANYIPQGMQVCLQSENGLLGMGEYPTEESLDPDLINAGKETVTTAIGASFFSSSDSFAMIRGGHIDLTVLGAFEVDQNGNIASWMVPGKLIKGMGGAMDLVAGAQNIVVAMNHANKQGESKLLPHCQLPLTGVNCIKKVVTDLAVLEIKNGAFYLLERAPDVSIDEIKQLTAGELVIPAHVPEIRFA from the coding sequence ATGCCACTAAATAGAGAACAAATTGCAATGCGTATCGCGCAAGAACTACGAGATGGCTTTTATGTCAATTTAGGCATTGGGATCCCAACGCTGGTTGCGAACTATATCCCACAAGGCATGCAAGTATGTCTACAATCTGAAAATGGTTTGCTGGGCATGGGTGAATACCCTACGGAAGAAAGCCTTGATCCTGATTTAATCAATGCAGGCAAAGAAACAGTCACCACAGCTATTGGTGCTAGCTTCTTTTCTTCCAGCGATAGTTTTGCCATGATTCGTGGTGGACACATTGATTTAACCGTGCTCGGCGCTTTTGAAGTCGATCAAAATGGTAACATTGCTTCTTGGATGGTGCCCGGGAAACTCATCAAAGGCATGGGTGGTGCGATGGATTTGGTGGCAGGTGCACAAAATATTGTCGTTGCCATGAATCACGCCAATAAACAAGGGGAATCCAAACTATTACCCCATTGCCAACTACCGCTGACTGGCGTTAACTGCATCAAAAAAGTCGTCACTGATTTGGCAGTACTTGAAATTAAAAACGGTGCTTTCTATTTATTAGAACGTGCCCCCGATGTCAGTATTGATGAAATCAAGCAACTTACTGCGGGAGAATTAGTCATTCCAGCGCATGTGCCAGAAATAAGATTTGCTTAG